The following coding sequences lie in one Halogeometricum rufum genomic window:
- a CDS encoding UPF0058 family protein has product MKKNELVHLHALLTCVAEDFVERGVVDESAFAEYRELGTTSIALRASRGDHAAAVRLLTDVLSSAAADADASNGTSSNADSAADGGDGESADAGAVTGDDRRLTTR; this is encoded by the coding sequence ATGAAGAAGAACGAACTGGTCCACCTCCACGCCCTCCTGACGTGCGTCGCGGAGGACTTCGTCGAACGGGGCGTCGTCGACGAGAGCGCGTTCGCGGAGTACCGGGAACTCGGAACCACCTCGATTGCGCTCCGCGCCTCGCGCGGCGACCACGCGGCCGCCGTCAGACTCCTCACCGACGTCCTCTCGTCGGCCGCCGCGGACGCCGACGCGTCGAACGGCACGTCGTCGAACGCCGACTCCGCCGCCGACGGCGGGGACGGAGAATCAGCGGACGCGGGGGCCGTGACCGGCGACGACCGACGCCTCACGACCCGGTAG
- a CDS encoding PAS domain S-box protein encodes MEHTPTNQAGGQLDADVYEHLERTSEAVFALDTEFRFTYLNGKASALLDRDPDELIGELVWDEFPAALSSTFQREYERAFEEDEHVRFTEYYGPLGRWFEVDAYPAETSLTVYFRDVTDRRNREERLERQRDRLDILETFTQVISEVSSASEDAISRAHIEQLVCSRLVETTPLNFAWIGRVDGDDIEPSAWAGAEHGYLDETSFSIDPEKETGRGPAGRAVSEREVQITADIEQCDAWEPWREAALERGYRACACVPLEYRGSNYGVLCLYSDSVGAFGTEDGPTNSLQQLGDAITHAIDTVERRQEERELKRRREEFSTFVDDVEEYAIFRLDPDGHVASWNRGAEDIKGYSESEVLGRHFSIFYTEEDAEDGHPEEMLAEARRTGQAKDEAWRVRKDGERFWASVTVSALTDEDGTCRGFVKVVRDMTDRRRRERRLEAVFNRTFQFMGLMEPDGTVLKVNDAATEFAGADRSELVGKRFWEAPWWDANAETVDGLKDAIRWASAGDFVRYEASGRDPKTGEELVVDFSITPVRDERGEVVLLVPEGRDVTDRKQHERDLRRERERLEFMNRILRHNLLNGLNVVSARAEILEDFVEGPGRDHLVTVRNRVEEMVDLVETMRTFTKAIVDSESHELVPKPLGKTLVRELERLDDDYADVVVSTDGAIPDVEVMADDLLSQVFENVLSNAVQHNDKAVPRVTVGVERRDDDTVSVRIADNGPGIPDEEKRRIVEKGIEGLSTPGSGFGLYLVKELVDSYGGRVDVTDNDPEGAIFTITFQTA; translated from the coding sequence ATGGAGCACACCCCGACGAATCAGGCCGGCGGCCAACTCGACGCGGACGTGTACGAACACCTCGAACGGACCTCCGAGGCGGTGTTCGCACTCGACACCGAGTTTCGGTTCACCTATCTCAACGGCAAGGCGTCGGCGTTGCTGGACAGAGACCCGGACGAACTCATCGGGGAGTTGGTGTGGGACGAGTTCCCGGCCGCGCTGAGTTCGACGTTCCAGCGAGAGTACGAACGCGCGTTCGAGGAGGACGAACACGTGCGGTTCACGGAGTACTACGGTCCACTCGGCCGGTGGTTCGAGGTGGACGCCTACCCCGCGGAGACGAGCCTCACCGTCTACTTCCGGGACGTGACGGACCGCCGGAACCGGGAGGAGCGTCTCGAACGCCAGCGGGACCGACTCGACATCCTGGAGACGTTCACGCAGGTCATAAGCGAGGTGAGTAGCGCCAGCGAGGACGCCATCTCGCGGGCACACATCGAGCAGTTGGTGTGTAGTCGGCTGGTCGAGACGACGCCGCTGAACTTCGCGTGGATCGGTCGCGTCGACGGCGACGACATCGAACCGTCGGCGTGGGCGGGCGCGGAACACGGCTACCTCGACGAGACGTCGTTCTCCATCGACCCGGAGAAAGAGACCGGACGCGGCCCCGCCGGGCGCGCCGTGTCGGAGCGAGAAGTGCAGATTACGGCCGACATCGAACAGTGCGACGCGTGGGAACCGTGGCGCGAGGCGGCACTCGAACGCGGGTACCGGGCGTGCGCGTGCGTCCCGTTGGAGTATCGCGGGTCGAACTACGGCGTCCTCTGTCTGTACTCCGACAGCGTCGGCGCCTTCGGCACCGAGGACGGTCCGACGAACTCGCTGCAACAACTCGGCGACGCAATCACGCACGCCATCGACACCGTCGAGCGTCGGCAGGAGGAACGCGAACTGAAGCGGCGGCGCGAGGAGTTCAGCACCTTCGTGGACGACGTCGAGGAGTACGCCATCTTCCGACTCGACCCGGACGGTCACGTCGCCAGTTGGAACCGCGGTGCCGAGGACATCAAGGGCTACTCGGAGTCCGAGGTGCTCGGCAGACACTTCTCCATCTTCTACACCGAGGAGGACGCCGAGGACGGCCACCCCGAGGAGATGCTGGCGGAGGCGCGGCGGACCGGGCAGGCCAAAGACGAGGCGTGGCGCGTCCGCAAGGACGGGGAGCGATTCTGGGCGTCGGTCACCGTCTCGGCCCTGACCGACGAGGACGGGACGTGTCGAGGGTTCGTGAAGGTCGTTCGGGACATGACCGACCGCCGGCGCCGCGAACGCCGCCTCGAAGCCGTCTTCAACCGGACGTTCCAGTTCATGGGGTTGATGGAACCGGACGGAACCGTGCTGAAGGTGAACGACGCCGCCACGGAGTTCGCGGGCGCGGACCGGTCGGAACTGGTCGGCAAGCGGTTCTGGGAGGCCCCGTGGTGGGACGCGAACGCGGAGACGGTCGACGGCCTGAAGGACGCCATCAGGTGGGCCTCCGCGGGCGACTTCGTGCGCTACGAGGCGTCCGGGAGGGACCCCAAGACGGGCGAGGAACTCGTCGTCGACTTCTCCATCACGCCGGTGCGAGACGAACGCGGGGAAGTCGTCCTCCTCGTCCCCGAAGGCCGGGACGTCACCGACCGAAAACAGCACGAACGGGACCTCCGCCGCGAACGCGAGCGACTGGAGTTCATGAACCGCATCCTGCGCCACAACCTCCTCAACGGGCTGAACGTCGTCAGCGCCCGCGCGGAGATTCTCGAAGACTTCGTCGAGGGGCCCGGACGGGACCACCTCGTGACGGTGCGCAACCGCGTCGAGGAGATGGTCGACCTGGTGGAGACGATGCGGACGTTCACGAAGGCCATCGTCGACAGCGAGTCGCACGAACTGGTGCCGAAACCCCTCGGGAAGACGCTCGTCCGCGAACTCGAACGCCTCGACGACGACTACGCGGACGTGGTCGTCTCGACGGACGGAGCGATACCCGACGTGGAGGTGATGGCGGACGACCTGCTGTCGCAGGTGTTCGAGAACGTCCTCTCGAACGCCGTCCAGCACAACGACAAGGCCGTCCCGCGCGTCACCGTCGGCGTCGAACGACGAGACGACGACACGGTGTCCGTCCGCATCGCCGACAACGGGCCCGGCATCCCCGACGAGGAGAAACGCCGCATCGTCGAGAAGGGCATCGAGGGCCTCTCGACGCCGGGGAGCGGGTTCGGCCTCTACCTCGTGAAGGAACTCGTCGACAGTTACGGCGGCCGCGTGGACGTGACCGACAACGACCCGGAGGGTGCCATCTTCACCATCACGTTTCAGACCGCCTGA
- a CDS encoding bacterio-opsin activator domain-containing protein, with amino-acid sequence MSTERSLGDDGENRSAKPVVLVVDDDEDLADTCEYWLRDDYEVRVAYGGEDALSQADETVDVVLLDRRMPNLSGDDVLERLRERGLDCHVAMMTAVEPDTEIVDMPFDDYLVKPVTKTDVREAVEELVVRSEFDEEVREFFALESTEAALETRDVEDLRDPEALNELRQQVETVRRGQEDEIERRQRQLDRLHHINDLLREVDRALVDATTREEIEETVCEALASFDSYLGAWVARYSDTVDTVSCRTAAGITLPRLDGQTDAVTPLVRSALQDLDAVLVERVDADHFRAVFESDEGSATDLSPERLSAIVVPIAYRDTAYGALVVYTDGEESFDDDDRAVFDELGATIGHGINAAESKRLLYSDTAVELEFTHGDRGDLFVDLSAAVGARVSLQGFSPAADGGISCYVSVEGAAADTVLEYLTTHDDVEHARTITDTPEKSLFEFRVADSTVLVPLVEFGASVDTLTAADGDGSLVVTVSPEADLRVLSDTLQSAFPAMEVVAKREVERSVQSTETFKRELEDKLTNRQRDVLETAFVSGYFDWPRGSTAEEVAESLGISAPTFHEHLRAGEQKLMATFFEETAESSADERRQIADSANRD; translated from the coding sequence ATGTCCACAGAACGTTCGCTGGGCGACGACGGCGAGAATCGCTCAGCGAAGCCGGTCGTTCTCGTCGTCGACGACGACGAGGACCTGGCGGACACCTGCGAATACTGGCTCCGCGACGACTACGAGGTCCGCGTCGCGTACGGCGGCGAGGACGCCCTGTCGCAGGCGGACGAGACGGTAGACGTCGTCCTCCTGGACCGTCGGATGCCCAACCTGTCGGGCGACGACGTCCTCGAACGCCTCCGAGAGCGAGGGCTCGACTGCCACGTCGCGATGATGACGGCCGTCGAACCGGACACCGAAATCGTCGACATGCCGTTCGACGACTACCTCGTGAAGCCGGTGACGAAGACGGACGTCCGCGAGGCCGTCGAGGAACTGGTCGTGCGGTCGGAGTTCGACGAGGAGGTCCGGGAGTTCTTCGCGCTCGAATCGACCGAGGCGGCCCTGGAGACGCGCGACGTGGAGGACCTCCGCGACCCGGAGGCGTTGAACGAACTCCGCCAACAGGTGGAGACGGTTCGACGGGGACAGGAGGACGAAATCGAGCGTCGCCAGCGCCAACTCGACCGCCTGCACCACATCAACGACCTGCTCAGAGAGGTCGACAGGGCGCTCGTGGACGCCACGACGCGCGAGGAGATAGAGGAGACGGTGTGCGAAGCGCTCGCGTCGTTCGACTCCTACCTCGGCGCGTGGGTCGCACGCTACAGCGACACGGTCGACACGGTCAGTTGCCGGACCGCCGCGGGCATCACGCTGCCCCGCCTCGACGGACAGACGGACGCCGTCACGCCTCTCGTTCGTTCGGCCCTGCAGGACCTCGACGCGGTACTCGTCGAACGCGTGGACGCCGACCACTTCCGGGCGGTGTTCGAGTCCGACGAGGGGTCCGCGACGGACCTGTCGCCGGAGCGCCTCTCCGCCATCGTCGTCCCCATCGCCTACCGCGACACCGCGTACGGCGCGCTCGTCGTCTACACCGACGGCGAGGAGTCGTTCGACGACGACGACAGGGCGGTGTTCGACGAACTCGGCGCGACCATCGGTCACGGTATCAACGCCGCCGAGTCCAAGCGCCTCCTCTACAGCGACACGGCGGTGGAACTGGAGTTCACGCACGGTGACCGCGGCGACCTGTTCGTGGACCTCTCGGCGGCCGTCGGCGCGCGCGTCTCGTTGCAGGGGTTCTCCCCCGCCGCCGACGGCGGCATCTCCTGTTACGTCAGCGTCGAGGGAGCCGCCGCCGACACCGTCCTCGAGTACCTCACCACGCACGACGACGTCGAACACGCGCGGACCATCACCGACACGCCCGAGAAGTCGCTGTTCGAGTTTCGCGTCGCGGACTCGACGGTGCTGGTCCCCCTCGTCGAGTTCGGCGCGAGCGTCGACACCCTGACGGCCGCCGACGGGGACGGGTCGCTCGTCGTCACCGTCTCGCCGGAGGCGGACCTGCGCGTCCTGAGCGACACCCTCCAGTCGGCGTTCCCCGCGATGGAAGTCGTCGCCAAGCGCGAAGTCGAGCGCTCGGTCCAGTCGACGGAGACGTTCAAGCGCGAACTGGAGGACAAACTCACGAACAGACAGCGGGACGTGTTGGAGACGGCGTTCGTCTCGGGCTACTTCGACTGGCCGCGCGGGAGCACGGCCGAGGAGGTGGCCGAGTCGCTCGGTATCTCCGCGCCGACGTTTCACGAACACTTGCGCGCGGGCGAGCAGAAACTGATGGCGACGTTCTTCGAGGAGACGGCCGAATCGTCCGCGGACGAACGGCGGCAGATAGCGGACTCGGCGAACCGCGACTGA
- a CDS encoding response regulator transcription factor, with translation MTLTSADVPTKRPTVLVADDEAALTDSMAVWLSDDYRVRTAYDGHEAVSAFGPSVDVVLLDRRMPGLSGERVLERLREAEANAQVALLTATSVEEFGPEVSELGFDAHLTKPISRDELLDAVSDLASASEPPQH, from the coding sequence ATGACCCTCACATCAGCTGACGTGCCGACGAAACGCCCCACCGTCCTCGTCGCAGACGACGAGGCCGCCCTGACGGACAGCATGGCCGTGTGGCTGTCCGACGACTACCGCGTGCGGACCGCCTACGACGGCCACGAGGCGGTCAGCGCGTTCGGTCCGTCCGTCGACGTGGTCCTCCTCGACCGGCGCATGCCGGGCCTCTCCGGAGAACGCGTCCTCGAACGACTCCGCGAGGCGGAGGCGAACGCGCAGGTGGCCCTCCTCACGGCGACCAGCGTCGAGGAGTTCGGCCCGGAGGTGTCCGAACTCGGCTTCGACGCGCACCTCACGAAACCCATCTCCCGAGACGAACTCCTCGACGCCGTCTCGGACCTCGCGTCCGCCTCCGAACCCCCACAGCACTGA
- a CDS encoding DUF7835 family putative zinc beta-ribbon protein → MSKSEPGLTELTEYCDNCGVRTAHDVSIELKTESSKQTNQEFSREPYRVTECVKCGDETSQRMNDA, encoded by the coding sequence ATGTCGAAGAGTGAACCGGGACTTACCGAGCTGACGGAGTACTGTGACAACTGTGGCGTCCGAACCGCGCACGACGTCTCCATCGAACTGAAGACTGAGAGTTCGAAGCAAACCAATCAGGAGTTCTCGCGGGAGCCGTACCGCGTGACGGAGTGCGTCAAGTGCGGTGACGAGACCAGCCAACGAATGAACGACGCGTGA
- a CDS encoding helix-turn-helix domain-containing protein gives MPDSMAEYLQADMECEGLLECLHGLKQLDKEVFRTLVESAEPLTVDEVADSVERERSTAYRAIQRLLQTGFVQKEQVNYDQGGYYHVYRPTDPDEVADDMQRMLNDWYAKMGTLIQEFRDKYEREEEAPQAEVATSE, from the coding sequence ATGCCCGATTCGATGGCCGAATATCTCCAGGCCGACATGGAGTGCGAGGGGCTCTTGGAGTGTCTTCACGGCCTCAAACAACTGGACAAGGAAGTGTTCCGAACGCTCGTCGAGTCAGCCGAACCGCTGACCGTGGACGAGGTAGCCGACAGCGTCGAGCGCGAACGTTCGACGGCTTATCGGGCTATCCAGCGACTCCTGCAGACGGGGTTCGTCCAGAAGGAGCAGGTCAACTACGACCAGGGTGGGTACTACCACGTCTACCGACCGACAGACCCGGACGAAGTCGCAGACGACATGCAGCGGATGCTCAACGACTGGTACGCGAAGATGGGGACGCTCATCCAGGAGTTCCGCGACAAGTACGAGCGAGAAGAGGAGGCTCCGCAGGCAGAAGTCGCGACGTCCGAGTGA
- a CDS encoding YeeE/YedE family protein, whose translation MSAENGVRPAQDDAHPLFLPVIFVGGLVFGFGLGLSRMARPEVVLNFLQFEDFGLLFVMGGAAAVTAVVFTVGVRLKRGAPLTGRPYERREKSFDRNVLFGGAVFGVGWGLSGICPGAAYASLGVGNVPILWAIGGMFLGAYAQGYLRTALGSSDDAAATSAD comes from the coding sequence GTGAGCGCCGAGAACGGCGTCCGTCCGGCGCAGGACGACGCTCACCCCCTGTTCCTCCCCGTCATCTTCGTCGGCGGGCTGGTGTTCGGGTTCGGCCTCGGCCTGAGTCGGATGGCGCGGCCCGAAGTCGTCCTGAACTTCCTGCAGTTCGAGGACTTCGGCCTCCTGTTCGTGATGGGCGGCGCCGCCGCCGTCACCGCCGTCGTCTTCACCGTCGGCGTCAGACTGAAGCGCGGCGCACCGCTCACCGGCCGGCCGTACGAACGCCGCGAGAAGTCGTTCGACCGGAACGTCCTCTTCGGCGGCGCCGTCTTCGGCGTCGGCTGGGGACTCTCGGGCATCTGCCCGGGCGCGGCCTACGCCAGCCTCGGCGTCGGTAACGTCCCCATCCTCTGGGCCATCGGCGGGATGTTCCTCGGGGCGTACGCGCAGGGGTATCTCCGGACCGCGCTCGGGTCGTCCGACGACGCCGCGGCGACGTCGGCCGACTGA
- a CDS encoding YeeE/YedE family protein: MSGLSLAAVAAVPLAGVADLLSVGVADLLSVGVADLFPNGWVHYALGGVLIGLGASAIYLSTGIIAGASTFLESTLSYVSNVPRFNKGKYVRSRDWRVVFTVGIVLGAAVYALTLGPGGWTTEVQPWRLLVGGTLVGAGTRLGKGCTSGHGVCGIGSGSNTSIANVATFMLLAIGTAQLVAALGVSP; encoded by the coding sequence ATGTCCGGTCTCTCACTCGCCGCCGTGGCCGCCGTTCCGCTCGCCGGCGTCGCCGACCTCTTGTCCGTCGGCGTCGCCGACCTCTTGTCCGTCGGCGTCGCCGACCTGTTCCCGAACGGCTGGGTTCACTACGCCCTCGGCGGCGTCCTCATCGGCCTCGGCGCGTCCGCCATCTACCTCTCGACGGGCATCATCGCCGGCGCGAGCACGTTCCTCGAATCGACGCTGTCGTACGTCTCGAACGTCCCGCGGTTCAACAAGGGGAAGTACGTCCGCTCGCGCGACTGGCGCGTCGTCTTCACCGTCGGCATCGTCCTCGGCGCGGCCGTCTACGCCCTGACGCTCGGTCCCGGCGGGTGGACGACCGAGGTCCAACCGTGGCGGCTCCTCGTCGGCGGGACGCTGGTCGGCGCGGGGACGCGCCTCGGCAAGGGTTGCACCTCCGGCCACGGCGTCTGCGGCATCGGGTCGGGGTCGAACACCTCCATCGCCAACGTCGCCACGTTCATGCTCCTCGCCATCGGGACGGCGCAACTCGTCGCCGCGCTGGGGGTGTCGCCGTGA
- a CDS encoding MBL fold metallo-hydrolase encodes MSLPDLPDLDVEVPAISAESLKARLDAGEELVLLDTRPPEKHEEWRIDAPTATHVNRSYTEYLDAELTDELVAGLPEDEEFVVLCAVAHTSEFVAGKLRQAGYDAVVLEDGMEGWAGLYEYAELDTDFDGTVGQYHRPSSGCLAYLVVSGDEAAVVDPLRAFTDRYVADAREYGASIEYVVDTHVHADHVSGLRELAAATGAKTVLSAAAAARGVAYDADVLVEDGDELTVGDAALEAMATPGHTSGMTSVRVGDVLLTGDGLFTDSVARPDLEEGEAGARDAARTLYETLQERIRPLPDDTRIAPAHTSGGAAAHEDGTYTASLGELTARMDALRYDREAFVDYVLSDMPPRPANYEEIIETNLGRTDVDDDEAFTLELGPNNCAAGTAD; translated from the coding sequence ATGAGTCTGCCAGACCTCCCCGATTTGGACGTCGAGGTGCCGGCTATCTCGGCGGAGTCGCTGAAGGCGCGACTCGACGCCGGCGAGGAACTCGTCCTTCTCGACACCCGCCCGCCGGAGAAGCACGAGGAGTGGCGCATCGACGCCCCCACCGCGACACACGTCAACCGCTCGTACACCGAGTATCTGGACGCCGAACTGACCGACGAACTCGTCGCCGGCCTGCCCGAGGACGAGGAGTTCGTCGTCCTCTGCGCCGTCGCCCACACCAGCGAGTTCGTCGCCGGGAAACTCCGGCAGGCGGGCTACGACGCCGTCGTCCTCGAAGACGGGATGGAGGGCTGGGCCGGCCTCTACGAGTACGCCGAACTCGACACCGACTTCGACGGGACCGTCGGCCAGTACCACCGACCGTCCAGCGGGTGTCTCGCCTACCTCGTCGTCTCGGGCGACGAGGCGGCCGTCGTCGACCCCCTCCGCGCGTTCACCGACCGCTACGTCGCCGACGCCCGCGAGTACGGCGCGAGCATCGAGTACGTCGTCGACACGCACGTCCACGCCGACCACGTCAGCGGACTGCGCGAACTCGCCGCGGCGACGGGTGCGAAGACGGTCCTCTCGGCCGCCGCGGCGGCCCGCGGCGTCGCCTACGACGCGGACGTCCTCGTCGAGGACGGCGACGAACTCACCGTCGGCGACGCGGCGCTCGAAGCGATGGCGACCCCCGGGCACACCTCCGGGATGACCTCCGTCCGCGTCGGCGACGTGCTCCTGACCGGCGACGGCCTGTTCACCGACAGCGTGGCTCGACCCGACCTGGAGGAGGGCGAGGCGGGCGCTCGCGACGCGGCGCGGACGCTGTACGAGACGCTCCAGGAGCGGATTCGCCCCCTCCCCGATGATACGCGCATCGCTCCGGCTCACACGTCGGGCGGGGCGGCCGCGCACGAAGACGGCACGTACACGGCTTCCCTCGGAGAACTGACCGCGCGCATGGACGCGCTCCGGTACGACCGCGAGGCGTTCGTCGACTACGTCCTCTCGGACATGCCGCCGCGGCCGGCGAACTACGAGGAGATAATCGAGACGAACCTCGGCCGGACCGACGTGGACGACGACGAGGCGTTCACGCTCGAACTCGGCCCGAACAACTGCGCCGCGGGGACGGCCGACTGA
- a CDS encoding N-acyl homoserine lactonase family protein — MVDASVRLVDRGRVHADMGYVVDGYTMGSASNPNPDHEMGEFVVWNAVIDHPEGTFLWDTGSHPEAGDGYWPEPLYQAFSHVDAAEHELEADLNRVGYDLSDIDAVVTSHLHLDHAGGLRAFAGTDVPIYVHEEELKFAYYSAKTTEGSIAYLASDFDRDLNWNVVHGHRHTVAEDFELHHLPGHTPGVMGARIDLPGETVLVAGDECYVDANYADEVPLGPGLLWSERDWFDSLQTVKELERRTGGDVLYGHDLARFESFGDGWNV, encoded by the coding sequence ATGGTCGATGCGTCAGTCAGACTAGTGGACAGAGGTCGCGTGCACGCGGACATGGGCTACGTCGTGGACGGCTACACGATGGGAAGCGCGTCGAACCCGAACCCCGACCACGAGATGGGGGAGTTCGTCGTCTGGAACGCGGTGATAGACCACCCCGAGGGGACGTTCCTCTGGGACACGGGGTCGCACCCCGAGGCGGGCGACGGCTACTGGCCCGAACCGCTGTACCAGGCGTTCTCGCACGTCGACGCCGCGGAGCACGAACTCGAAGCGGACCTGAACCGCGTCGGCTACGACCTGTCGGACATCGACGCCGTCGTGACGAGCCACCTCCACCTCGACCACGCCGGCGGCCTCCGCGCGTTCGCCGGGACGGACGTGCCGATATACGTCCACGAGGAGGAACTGAAGTTCGCCTACTACTCCGCGAAGACGACCGAAGGCTCTATCGCCTACCTCGCCTCGGACTTCGACCGCGACCTGAACTGGAACGTCGTCCACGGGCACCGCCACACCGTCGCGGAGGACTTCGAGTTGCACCACCTGCCGGGGCACACGCCCGGCGTGATGGGCGCGCGAATCGACCTGCCCGGGGAGACGGTACTCGTCGCGGGCGACGAGTGTTACGTGGACGCGAACTACGCCGACGAGGTGCCACTCGGACCGGGTCTGCTGTGGTCCGAGCGGGACTGGTTCGACAGTCTGCAGACGGTGAAGGAACTCGAACGCCGCACCGGCGGCGACGTCCTCTACGGGCACGACCTGGCGCGGTTCGAGTCGTTCGGCGACGGTTGGAACGTCTGA
- a CDS encoding SDR family NAD(P)-dependent oxidoreductase, with translation MSTEHSLEDAVSIVTGAGGQIGEGIAVELAKAGSDVVVADVDVLDTEYNQQSSTEVGGATRAEEVAGRVEEHGRRAHIVECDVTHADQVEAMVEETISEFGRLDVLCNNAGIITFDTVDEMDEEEWDSVMDVNVKGVFLPSRAAIPHLKESKGSIINTASIAGTIGAAGLAHYCASKHAVLGLTKSLSLELAGDDVTVNAICPGIVDTPMWSKVLTPQMGEDYEETVKRAIPLGRDQSPEDMGRLAVFYATNRNVTGQALAVDGGILQNVI, from the coding sequence ATGTCTACCGAACACTCGCTGGAAGACGCGGTATCGATAGTGACCGGGGCGGGCGGACAGATCGGCGAGGGAATCGCGGTGGAACTGGCGAAGGCGGGTAGCGACGTCGTCGTCGCGGACGTGGACGTCCTCGACACGGAGTACAACCAGCAGTCGTCGACGGAGGTCGGCGGCGCGACGCGGGCCGAGGAGGTGGCCGGCCGGGTCGAAGAACACGGCCGGCGGGCGCACATCGTCGAGTGCGACGTGACGCACGCCGACCAGGTCGAGGCGATGGTCGAGGAGACCATCTCGGAGTTCGGCCGACTGGACGTCCTCTGCAACAACGCGGGCATCATCACCTTCGACACGGTCGACGAGATGGACGAAGAGGAGTGGGACTCGGTGATGGACGTGAACGTCAAGGGCGTGTTCCTGCCGTCGCGGGCGGCGATTCCGCACCTCAAGGAGTCGAAGGGGTCGATAATCAATACCGCCTCCATCGCCGGGACCATCGGCGCGGCGGGACTGGCCCACTACTGCGCGTCGAAGCACGCCGTCCTCGGACTCACCAAGTCGCTGTCGCTCGAACTCGCCGGCGACGACGTGACGGTCAACGCCATCTGCCCCGGCATCGTGGACACGCCGATGTGGAGCAAGGTGCTGACGCCCCAGATGGGCGAGGACTACGAGGAGACGGTCAAGCGCGCCATCCCCCTCGGCCGCGACCAGTCGCCCGAGGACATGGGCCGCCTCGCCGTCTTCTACGCGACGAACCGGAACGTCACCGGGCAGGCACTCGCCGTGGACGGCGGCATCCTCCAGAACGTCATCTGA
- a CDS encoding MFS transporter codes for MSSPSFSLDALRGFPRPVYAVAAGQLVNLFGSGLVYPFATVHFHLAVGISLSVVGFGLLANNVATAVGTAVGGYLADRRGRKPVMVASMLLSSVTLAAYALVESGPAFVAVAAAAGLTLGLYTPASHATIADLTEGGDRDRAFALLKVGNNAGFGAGFVVGGVLYEVAALSVFVLDGLTCAVVAGVLWYALPRLHEGDTDAALRDAVGDWGRALSERRVLTLAVLNVGFAVLYAQMQTTVPVVAEETLGLTSSQLGTLYVLNPLVIVTLQLPLVAAVASWRRTRGLVVSASLWAASMLAVAAVSSVSATLGVGLVGAFLVLRTLGEILHAPLITSLASSLGRAEDRGSQLSLLEVAKRLGFGLGSVVGGAFFDAGLSSLLWPTLAGVCAVLAVGVLLLERRVTPTENGAAADAAS; via the coding sequence GTGTCGTCTCCGTCGTTCTCGCTGGACGCCCTCCGGGGCTTCCCGCGACCGGTGTACGCCGTCGCCGCCGGCCAACTCGTCAACCTGTTCGGCTCGGGGCTGGTCTACCCGTTCGCGACGGTCCACTTCCACCTCGCCGTCGGCATCTCGCTGTCCGTCGTCGGGTTCGGCCTCCTCGCGAACAACGTCGCCACCGCCGTCGGCACGGCGGTCGGCGGCTACCTCGCCGACCGACGCGGCCGAAAGCCCGTGATGGTCGCCAGCATGCTCCTCTCCTCGGTGACGCTCGCCGCCTACGCCCTCGTCGAGAGCGGACCGGCGTTCGTCGCCGTCGCCGCGGCCGCGGGCCTCACGCTCGGCCTCTACACGCCGGCGAGTCACGCCACCATCGCCGACCTGACCGAGGGCGGCGACAGGGACCGGGCGTTCGCCCTCCTGAAGGTCGGCAACAACGCAGGCTTCGGCGCGGGGTTCGTCGTCGGCGGCGTCCTCTACGAGGTGGCCGCGTTGTCCGTGTTCGTCCTCGACGGTCTCACCTGCGCCGTCGTCGCCGGCGTCCTCTGGTACGCCCTGCCGCGACTCCACGAGGGCGACACGGACGCCGCCCTCCGCGACGCCGTCGGCGACTGGGGGCGGGCGCTCTCGGAGCGTCGCGTCCTGACGCTCGCCGTCCTCAACGTCGGCTTCGCCGTGCTGTACGCGCAGATGCAGACGACGGTGCCCGTCGTCGCCGAGGAGACGCTGGGACTCACGAGTTCCCAACTGGGGACGCTGTACGTCCTCAATCCGCTGGTCATCGTCACGCTCCAACTCCCCCTCGTCGCCGCCGTCGCCTCGTGGCGGCGGACCCGCGGACTGGTCGTCTCCGCGTCGCTGTGGGCCGCGAGCATGCTCGCCGTCGCCGCCGTCTCCTCGGTGTCCGCGACGCTCGGCGTCGGCCTCGTCGGCGCGTTCCTCGTCCTCCGAACGCTCGGCGAGATTCTGCACGCGCCGCTGATAACGTCGCTGGCGTCGTCGCTGGGGCGCGCGGAGGACCGCGGGTCGCAGTTGTCCCTCTTGGAAGTCGCGAAGCGACTCGGGTTCGGCCTCGGTTCCGTCGTCGGCGGCGCGTTCTTCGACGCCGGGCTCTCGTCGCTGCTGTGGCCGACGCTGGCGGGCGTCTGTGCGGTGCTGGCCGTCGGCGTGTTGCTGTTGGAACGCCGGGTGACGCCGACGGAGAACGGTGCGGCCGCGGACGCCGCCTCGTGA